A genomic region of Hydrotalea sp. contains the following coding sequences:
- a CDS encoding DUF1638 domain-containing protein, translating into MQNLTQVSKKSVAKKAIAKRDKQLVIACGALAKEIKFLLAQLGDNSTDLLFLPAILHNSPQKIVPELKKTIDKNKADYKTIFIGYADCGTGGLLDKLIADEQLQRLPGAHCYQFFAGMDEFEKMMEQELGSFFLTDYLARHFDELVWQGMGLAKHPELLQTMFGNYKKLVYLAQTDDDGLTSMAERASKKMALSFERRFTGYGLLQEFINNINHENT; encoded by the coding sequence ATGCAAAACCTAACGCAAGTCAGCAAAAAATCGGTCGCCAAGAAAGCCATCGCCAAACGGGATAAGCAATTGGTGATTGCCTGCGGCGCGCTGGCCAAGGAAATAAAATTTTTGTTGGCGCAACTGGGCGATAACAGCACCGACCTGTTATTCTTGCCGGCGATATTGCACAACAGCCCGCAAAAAATTGTTCCCGAATTAAAAAAAACCATCGATAAAAATAAAGCCGATTACAAAACCATTTTTATTGGTTACGCCGATTGCGGCACCGGCGGCCTGCTGGATAAGTTAATCGCCGACGAACAATTGCAACGTCTGCCGGGGGCACATTGCTACCAATTTTTTGCCGGCATGGATGAATTTGAAAAAATGATGGAGCAGGAATTGGGTTCGTTTTTTTTGACCGATTATTTGGCGCGCCATTTTGACGAATTGGTTTGGCAGGGCATGGGCCTGGCCAAGCACCCCGAGCTGTTGCAAACCATGTTTGGCAATTATAAAAAATTGGTTTACCTGGCGCAAACCGACGACGATGGCTTGACATCGATGGCAGAAAGAGCTAGCAAAAAAATGGCTTTGAGCTTTGAACGGCGCTTCACCGGTTACGGCTTGCTCCAAGAATTTATCAATAATATAAATCACGAAAACACTTAA
- a CDS encoding virulence factor, protein MAQYQIIFWRDIPSQVIVSAGGRRGTQVKKQLSERFEKAIDRAAMAGKADATDDYLAEWKKSAPVECGDDLEKIASDLAADLEKNYPAERLDALIDSAGYDKK, encoded by the coding sequence ATGGCGCAATATCAAATTATTTTTTGGCGCGATATCCCGTCGCAGGTAATAGTCTCGGCGGGTGGTCGGCGCGGCACGCAGGTGAAAAAACAATTGAGCGAACGATTTGAAAAGGCTATCGACCGCGCCGCCATGGCGGGTAAGGCCGATGCGACCGATGATTACCTTGCCGAATGGAAAAAATCCGCGCCAGTCGAATGCGGTGATGATTTGGAGAAAATTGCCAGCGATCTGGCGGCGGATTTGGAAAAAAATTACCCGGCGGAACGGCTTGATGCCTTAATTGATTCCGCGGGCTACGATAAGAAATAA